In the Kaistella sp. 97-N-M2 genome, one interval contains:
- the sprA gene encoding cell surface protein SprA, whose product MEKNNFFQHIFLVLIFLCLSTTGIFAQVIPQDSTSIREDYSLPNPTRYEAFYDVASGMYFLYPKIGNMVVGNPVSMTSAEYNQYMLNNQLSAYYKEKSSTNNLGYRKDQSDAIKKGLLPSVNIKNKLFESLFGGNKIEIIPQGFASFDIGGLYQKIDNPLILPQNRTSFAIDIQQRIQLGLLGKVGENLQLKANYDTQSGFAFENRMNLVWQAKGTWKDLQSKGLADKTTGGEDKIIKRVEFGNVNMPLSTSLIRGSESLFGLKTEFQLGKTYGTLVFSQQQGESRNIIAQGGGVMNTFKLNAIDYEDNQHYYIGHYFLDNYDKSLLNYPQINSRVNITRIEAWVLDQGSGNLQDQKGILGIRDLGEGTSGYPDNSQNGLYQGIVNLGASIRDVNTAYNAINGQSFPNANGSPETYTDGEQFIFNRKARKLNQNEFTYHPQLGYISLNQRLNDNQLLSIAYTFTLNGDNKVYKVGEFSEESPVLITKLLKSNIKTTTTTPMWDLMMKNIYSLNSNQINSDGFLLNVYLRDPTNGKVNYLPNTPVQDINLLKLFNWDRLNMNNDLQQNGNTTGDGIFDFVPGITVDPENGKIIFTKAKPFGAYLQNVLGSSDPKYVFNDLYDKFKNVASENRLALGYTLEGRFKGSQGSGISLGAINVPQGSVKVTANGVQLQEGIDYTVDYMLGTVNIINETVKQSGQAINISLENQLTFNTQRKRFLGLNLERRFNEHLTVGGTVVNYAETPLTQKVNFGQEAVNNTMAGFNILYNNELPFLTRLTDKIPLVNTEAPSNLNFMAEGAYLIPGQSNGIGNQSYIDDFEQTTSKISLKEPAMWSLASKPEKNPEPYFSNANLNDDLAFGNGRGLMTWYNIDPRFYGIGGKAPNGINAQAVSNHASRRVQTKELYNSRDFVAGEQLFTNTFDISYFPAERGPYNVNQNTESTQDRWGGIMRPISVSNFINSNIEYVEFWMMDPYADGNNLGANPKLLLQLGNVSEDVLKDGKLQYENGLPTPNVPANTTTTNWGTQPNQFPILYAFSTENEERTAQDLGYDGLDAAGEAAKFGTNFVNPVKNVEDPASDDFVFYLSDQFQGTQASSLTERYKYFRGPEGNSQSNTLEVATQTPDAEDVNRDYNLDQSENYTQYTINLDKASLALGQKFIVDEKEVDVKFQNGQAGKNKWYLFRVPVTQFDQGANEGGVKDLSILNNVRFARMLLTGFDQASTIRFGTLDLVRSDWRKYTKDIATNITDTEGVNPADNQFVDVGSVNLEENGLSQPPYVLPPGIDRQILSGNAGAQRQNEASLYIKTAPIEAKTSKGVFKNVALDMRRYKNLELFVHAEDVRAGAQSNSLDPDAKFFIRFGSDATDNYYEYETSLKYTPKNATSPLEIWPSENTVNLEIQKFVDAKLRRDQNSVIEIDERTEDSEYAALDPNKKIYIKGRPSLGNVTTIMLGVRNKDQINSKDLVLWVNEIRLSEIENKGGYAGNASVNFNLGDFALVNANGSYSTIGFGGITEKPAERAQSALSAFNINTTVNVDKFLPEKIGMKIPVNYSYTQTIEDPKYNPLDNDVTFDEAPNKEELKKVARTYTQQRSLGVVNMRKERMNPNRKPKFYDIENVSVTAVYNDDYFRDVYTKKNYRQYLRGYADYNYSFKPFVIRPFNKLVSDTAKSYKYLRWVKEVNFNPVPTRVSFRTEIDRNYNELQFRNIESILNGNTGQDFDVIKNRNFYFGWQYGLGFNFTKSLKLEINSAMRTLNDNLNVYDLNNKSIFANPFRAGRPVLYNHRVQLNYKFPFEYLPYLDFINAELGYGFTYNWNARSTVQTNFVNPDTNQAESLGNIGQNTNNVVATAAVDVPKFFSKFKYFQKINTTMQKRKQEIDSLNNAYNLAWQKKGKKKSFKSYKFKNKLNPVQGIAYALTSIKQIDVSYNENNGTVLPGLLSAPNWYGYGQTLGGPTYGFLLGSQADIRRTIIENGWVSNSTYMNDPYSQMKNQNFLANVQIAPINDFRIDVNFLKNYNSNFIQGGYNVDADSNPANGFQNSFGTDLISYSKTTWTFNTAFKDGKSIYDTMYENAKQIYRQSGGVYNEADFASGRGLADAYVLIPAFQAAVEGRSPNGRLSDPKKSGFPLPNWRVTYSGLKNIPLINSQFSKFDILHGYSSTYTATGIQSSVDYYNKQNNPSAPAADTFGNDFNPYTFSQVGYVEAFAPLIGADVTMRNNMQFRAQYNRDRLFMLGLVNQTLTEDSGNEYIVGFGYILKDLKMKMNFKGKSRTIKSDLNIRGDFSLRDSQTRITNILQNDSQITGGQRMMSFKFSADYNMSQNFNLRFFYDQLMTKYKISTAFPLSTIRAGLTATFTFAGSGGF is encoded by the coding sequence TTGGAGAAGAATAATTTTTTTCAGCATATTTTTTTAGTCTTAATTTTTCTGTGTTTATCTACCACAGGAATTTTTGCACAGGTAATTCCGCAGGACAGCACTTCCATCAGAGAAGATTACTCGCTTCCGAATCCTACAAGATATGAAGCGTTTTACGATGTTGCCAGCGGAATGTATTTTTTGTATCCCAAAATTGGCAATATGGTCGTGGGAAATCCCGTTTCCATGACTTCCGCGGAATATAACCAGTACATGCTAAACAATCAGTTAAGTGCATATTACAAGGAAAAATCTTCTACCAATAATTTAGGGTACCGAAAAGACCAAAGTGATGCCATTAAAAAAGGCTTACTTCCCAGTGTTAACATAAAAAACAAGCTTTTCGAATCCCTCTTTGGCGGCAATAAAATTGAAATAATTCCGCAGGGTTTCGCCTCCTTCGATATTGGCGGTCTTTACCAAAAAATAGATAACCCTTTAATTTTACCGCAGAACCGAACGAGTTTTGCCATCGACATTCAACAGAGAATTCAACTCGGATTGCTCGGGAAAGTGGGCGAAAATCTACAGCTAAAAGCAAATTACGATACCCAAAGCGGTTTCGCTTTCGAAAACAGAATGAATTTGGTTTGGCAGGCAAAAGGAACGTGGAAAGATTTGCAAAGCAAAGGTTTAGCCGATAAAACCACGGGCGGCGAAGATAAAATTATTAAAAGAGTCGAGTTCGGAAACGTGAATATGCCACTTTCAACAAGTTTAATTCGGGGTTCCGAATCGCTTTTCGGGTTGAAAACTGAATTTCAACTCGGAAAAACCTACGGAACTTTGGTCTTTTCCCAGCAGCAGGGCGAATCCAGAAACATTATCGCGCAAGGCGGCGGGGTCATGAACACCTTTAAATTGAATGCGATCGACTACGAGGATAATCAGCATTACTACATCGGACACTACTTTTTGGATAATTACGACAAATCGCTTTTAAATTATCCACAAATTAATTCCAGAGTCAACATTACGCGAATTGAAGCCTGGGTTTTAGATCAGGGTTCGGGGAATCTTCAGGATCAGAAAGGGATTTTGGGGATTCGCGATTTAGGCGAGGGAACTTCGGGTTATCCCGATAATTCTCAAAATGGTCTTTATCAGGGGATTGTAAATTTGGGAGCGTCAATTCGGGACGTTAATACGGCGTATAACGCGATCAACGGGCAATCTTTTCCAAACGCGAACGGTTCACCGGAAACTTATACGGACGGGGAACAGTTTATTTTTAACCGAAAAGCCCGAAAATTAAATCAAAACGAATTTACCTATCATCCGCAATTGGGTTATATCTCCCTTAATCAACGTTTAAATGATAATCAACTTTTATCCATTGCGTACACTTTTACGTTGAACGGCGATAACAAAGTATATAAAGTAGGGGAGTTTTCCGAGGAAAGTCCTGTCCTGATTACGAAATTGCTGAAATCTAATATCAAAACCACCACAACCACCCCGATGTGGGATTTGATGATGAAGAATATTTATTCTTTAAACTCCAACCAAATTAATAGCGACGGTTTTTTACTAAATGTTTATTTGCGTGATCCTACAAACGGAAAAGTAAATTATCTGCCGAATACGCCGGTTCAGGATATAAACCTCCTGAAACTGTTCAACTGGGATCGGCTGAACATGAACAACGATTTGCAGCAGAACGGAAACACCACCGGCGACGGAATTTTCGATTTTGTGCCGGGGATAACAGTGGATCCGGAGAACGGAAAAATCATCTTTACAAAGGCAAAACCTTTTGGCGCGTATCTGCAAAACGTCTTGGGCAGCAGTGATCCGAAATATGTTTTCAATGATCTTTACGACAAATTTAAAAATGTAGCCTCCGAAAACAGGCTGGCTTTGGGATACACACTCGAGGGTCGCTTTAAAGGATCGCAGGGAAGCGGCATTTCTTTAGGAGCCATCAATGTTCCACAAGGGTCAGTGAAAGTGACGGCGAATGGCGTTCAGCTTCAGGAAGGCATTGATTATACCGTAGATTATATGCTTGGTACCGTAAATATTATTAACGAAACCGTGAAGCAATCGGGTCAGGCCATTAATATTTCTTTGGAAAATCAGCTAACCTTCAATACCCAACGAAAAAGATTTTTAGGTTTAAATTTAGAACGCAGGTTTAATGAACATCTAACGGTTGGCGGAACCGTGGTGAATTATGCAGAAACGCCTTTAACGCAGAAAGTGAATTTTGGGCAGGAAGCGGTGAACAATACGATGGCAGGATTCAATATTTTATACAATAACGAATTGCCGTTCCTGACGCGGTTAACCGATAAAATTCCGCTCGTCAATACCGAAGCACCGTCTAATCTTAATTTTATGGCGGAAGGCGCGTATCTGATTCCGGGACAAAGCAACGGCATTGGTAACCAGTCTTATATTGATGATTTCGAACAAACTACGTCGAAAATTTCGTTAAAGGAACCCGCGATGTGGAGTCTTGCTTCAAAACCGGAGAAAAATCCGGAGCCTTACTTCTCCAATGCAAATCTCAACGATGATCTTGCTTTTGGAAACGGCAGAGGGTTGATGACCTGGTACAATATCGACCCTCGATTCTATGGCATCGGCGGTAAAGCACCGAATGGAATTAATGCGCAGGCAGTTTCCAACCACGCATCCAGAAGAGTTCAAACCAAAGAATTATACAATTCGCGGGATTTTGTTGCAGGCGAGCAGTTATTTACGAATACGTTCGACATCAGTTATTTTCCCGCAGAAAGAGGACCTTACAACGTAAACCAAAACACCGAATCTACACAGGACAGATGGGGTGGAATTATGCGCCCGATTTCGGTTTCCAATTTTATTAACTCCAATATCGAATATGTTGAATTTTGGATGATGGATCCTTATGCGGACGGAAATAATCTTGGAGCGAATCCGAAATTATTGCTCCAGTTAGGAAACGTGAGCGAAGATGTGCTGAAAGACGGAAAACTACAGTACGAAAACGGCTTGCCAACGCCTAATGTTCCCGCCAATACGACGACAACAAATTGGGGCACACAGCCGAACCAGTTTCCAATTTTATATGCTTTTTCTACGGAGAACGAAGAAAGAACCGCGCAGGATTTAGGCTATGACGGTTTGGATGCGGCGGGAGAAGCAGCAAAATTCGGGACCAACTTCGTTAATCCGGTTAAAAACGTAGAGGATCCGGCTTCCGACGACTTTGTATTCTATCTCTCGGATCAGTTTCAAGGCACTCAGGCTTCCTCGCTGACAGAACGTTATAAATATTTCCGCGGTCCCGAAGGCAATTCCCAGAGCAATACTTTGGAAGTCGCCACCCAAACGCCGGATGCAGAAGATGTTAACAGAGATTATAACTTAGATCAAAGCGAGAACTATACGCAGTACACCATTAATTTAGATAAAGCTAGTTTAGCTTTAGGTCAGAAATTTATCGTTGATGAGAAAGAAGTGGATGTGAAATTCCAGAACGGACAGGCCGGAAAAAACAAGTGGTATTTGTTCCGCGTTCCTGTAACCCAATTCGATCAGGGCGCTAATGAAGGCGGCGTGAAAGACCTTTCCATTTTGAACAACGTTCGGTTTGCAAGAATGCTTTTAACAGGGTTCGATCAGGCCTCCACCATTCGTTTCGGAACTTTAGATCTGGTACGCAGCGACTGGAGAAAATATACAAAAGATATCGCCACAAACATTACCGATACAGAAGGTGTAAATCCTGCCGACAATCAATTTGTTGATGTGGGAAGTGTAAATCTGGAAGAAAACGGACTCAGCCAGCCGCCGTATGTGCTGCCTCCGGGAATCGACCGACAAATTTTAAGCGGAAATGCGGGCGCACAGCGACAAAACGAAGCCTCACTTTACATTAAAACCGCGCCTATTGAGGCAAAAACTTCAAAAGGGGTTTTCAAAAATGTAGCTTTGGACATGCGTCGTTACAAAAATTTAGAACTTTTTGTCCATGCAGAAGATGTAAGAGCGGGTGCGCAAAGCAACAGTCTGGATCCGGATGCGAAATTCTTTATCCGTTTCGGAAGCGATGCGACCGATAACTATTACGAATATGAAACTTCTTTAAAATATACACCGAAAAATGCAACTTCTCCGCTGGAGATTTGGCCGTCGGAAAACACGGTGAATCTGGAAATTCAAAAATTTGTAGATGCGAAATTGAGAAGAGATCAAAATTCGGTGATCGAAATCGATGAACGTACCGAAGATTCCGAATACGCCGCGCTGGATCCGAACAAGAAAATTTACATTAAAGGTCGTCCAAGTTTAGGCAATGTGACCACCATAATGTTGGGGGTTCGAAACAAAGATCAGATCAATTCGAAAGATTTAGTCCTTTGGGTTAATGAAATCCGTCTGTCGGAAATTGAAAATAAAGGCGGTTACGCAGGAAACGCGAGTGTGAATTTCAACCTTGGAGATTTCGCTTTGGTGAATGCGAACGGATCTTATTCGACCATCGGTTTTGGGGGAATTACCGAAAAGCCCGCGGAAAGAGCGCAGTCGGCACTTTCAGCATTCAACATCAATACGACGGTGAACGTGGATAAATTTTTACCGGAAAAAATTGGGATGAAGATTCCCGTGAATTATTCCTACACGCAAACCATAGAAGATCCAAAATACAATCCCTTGGATAACGATGTTACTTTTGATGAGGCGCCGAACAAAGAGGAACTGAAAAAAGTTGCGAGAACATATACGCAACAGAGAAGTTTGGGCGTAGTAAATATGCGAAAAGAAAGAATGAACCCGAACCGTAAGCCAAAATTCTACGATATTGAAAACGTTTCTGTGACTGCGGTTTACAACGACGACTACTTCCGAGACGTTTATACCAAGAAAAATTACCGCCAGTATTTACGCGGTTATGCAGATTACAACTATTCTTTCAAACCGTTTGTTATTCGTCCCTTTAATAAATTGGTGAGCGACACGGCAAAATCTTACAAATATCTAAGATGGGTGAAAGAGGTAAACTTTAATCCTGTTCCAACAAGGGTTTCCTTCCGTACAGAAATCGACCGAAATTATAACGAGCTTCAGTTCCGAAACATTGAGTCTATTCTTAATGGAAACACGGGACAGGATTTCGACGTTATTAAAAACAGAAATTTCTATTTCGGTTGGCAATACGGTCTTGGCTTTAATTTTACTAAATCTTTAAAACTTGAAATTAATTCGGCAATGCGAACGCTGAATGATAACCTGAATGTGTATGATCTGAACAATAAATCCATCTTTGCGAATCCGTTCCGCGCCGGAAGACCTGTTCTTTATAACCACAGGGTTCAGTTAAACTACAAATTTCCGTTCGAGTATTTGCCGTATTTAGATTTTATTAATGCAGAACTCGGCTACGGTTTTACTTATAACTGGAATGCCAGAAGTACCGTGCAGACCAATTTTGTAAATCCCGATACAAACCAGGCTGAAAGTTTAGGAAATATTGGCCAAAACACGAATAATGTGGTGGCCACCGCGGCGGTGGATGTGCCTAAGTTCTTTAGTAAGTTCAAATATTTCCAGAAGATCAATACCACCATGCAAAAACGCAAGCAGGAAATTGATTCCCTTAACAACGCCTATAATTTAGCCTGGCAGAAAAAGGGTAAAAAGAAAAGTTTCAAAAGCTATAAATTCAAAAATAAGTTAAATCCTGTGCAGGGAATTGCCTACGCTTTAACGTCCATCAAGCAGATCGATGTTTCCTACAACGAAAATAATGGTACGGTGCTGCCGGGCTTGCTTTCCGCACCAAACTGGTATGGTTACGGGCAAACTTTGGGCGGACCAACCTACGGTTTCCTTTTAGGCTCGCAGGCAGATATCCGCAGAACGATCATCGAAAACGGGTGGGTATCTAATTCAACCTATATGAACGATCCTTACTCGCAGATGAAAAACCAAAACTTCCTCGCAAATGTACAGATCGCGCCAATCAACGATTTCCGGATTGATGTGAATTTCCTGAAAAATTATAACAGCAATTTTATTCAGGGCGGCTATAATGTAGATGCAGATTCGAACCCGGCAAACGGTTTCCAGAACTCTTTTGGTACAGATTTAATCAGTTATTCCAAAACTACCTGGACGTTTAATACAGCTTTTAAAGACGGAAAAAGCATTTACGATACGATGTATGAGAATGCGAAACAGATTTATCGCCAATCTGGCGGAGTTTATAATGAAGCCGATTTTGCAAGTGGCCGCGGTTTAGCCGATGCGTATGTTTTGATTCCGGCCTTTCAGGCGGCCGTTGAAGGAAGATCGCCAAATGGACGGCTTTCAGATCCGAAAAAATCCGGATTCCCACTTCCAAACTGGCGCGTGACGTATTCGGGCTTGAAGAACATTCCTTTAATTAACAGCCAGTTTTCCAAATTTGATATTCTTCACGGGTATTCCTCAACGTATACCGCTACCGGAATTCAGTCCAGCGTTGATTATTACAACAAACAGAATAATCCATCTGCGCCTGCAGCCGATACTTTTGGGAACGATTTCAATCCTTATACGTTCTCCCAGGTGGGCTATGTAGAAGCTTTTGCACCACTGATCGGGGCAGATGTTACGATGCGAAACAATATGCAGTTCCGTGCCCAATATAACCGCGACAGGTTGTTTATGCTGGGGTTGGTTAATCAGACTTTAACGGAAGATTCCGGCAACGAATACATCGTTGGTTTTGGATATATTCTGAAGGATTTGAAAATGAAGATGAATTTCAAAGGAAAATCCCGAACCATCAAAAGCGACTTAAATATTCGCGGCGACTTTTCCCTGAGAGACAGCCAGACAAGAATTACCAATATTTTGCAAAACGACTCGCAGATTACGGGCGGACAAAGAATGATGAGCTTTAAATTTTCCGCAGATTATAACATGTCGCAAAATTTTAATCTTCGCTTTTTCTACGACCAACTCATGACGAAATATAAGATCTCCACAGCCTTTCCTCTTTCTACCATAAGAGCCGGATTAACTGCAACTTTCACTTTCGCGGGCAGCGGTGGTTTCTAA
- the folE gene encoding GTP cyclohydrolase I FolE, translated as MNHDIDNDDDVFTGKDHTPLRDDAFEKSPHEKIEIITHHFHQIMQTLGLDMEDDSLKDSPKRVARMYVNEIFGGLLPENKPGISTFSNKYKYRQMLVEKDITVYSFCEHHFLPIIGRAHVAYISNGEVIGLSKINRLVDHYARRPQVQERLTMQIVDALKSALGTKDVACIIDAKHLCVNCRGIKDTASSTITAELSGIFRTNPITRQEFLHYVGSHTKLD; from the coding sequence ATGAATCACGATATCGATAACGACGACGATGTGTTTACCGGCAAGGACCATACTCCTTTGCGCGACGATGCTTTCGAAAAATCTCCGCACGAAAAGATAGAAATTATCACCCACCATTTTCACCAGATCATGCAAACTCTGGGTCTGGATATGGAAGACGATTCCCTGAAAGATTCCCCAAAACGCGTCGCGCGGATGTACGTGAATGAGATTTTTGGTGGTCTTCTTCCCGAAAATAAACCCGGGATTTCAACCTTCTCCAATAAGTACAAATACCGCCAAATGTTGGTCGAAAAAGACATTACTGTTTATTCTTTCTGCGAACATCATTTCCTGCCTATTATCGGCCGAGCGCATGTTGCGTATATTTCGAACGGGGAAGTAATTGGCCTTTCAAAGATCAACAGACTCGTCGATCATTACGCCAGACGCCCTCAGGTGCAGGAAAGATTGACAATGCAGATCGTCGATGCCTTAAAATCTGCGCTCGGCACAAAAGATGTTGCCTGCATCATCGATGCAAAACATTTGTGCGTGAATTGTCGTGGAATTAAAGATACCGCAAGTTCCACAATTACCGCCGAACTCAGCGGGATTTTCCGCACCAATCCAATTACGCGTCAGGAATTCCTGCATTACGTTGGAAGTCACACCAAACTGGATTAA
- the cysS gene encoding cysteine--tRNA ligase, giving the protein MNLKLYNSLSGEKEIFKPIHENSVGMYVCGPTVYSNVHLGNVRTFMSFDFIYRTLVHLGYNVRYVRNITDAGHLTDDGDVNNDRFVKQSRLEKLEPMEIVQKYTVDFHKVLQTFNLLPPTIEPTATGHILEQIELTQKLIDKGFAYESNGSVYFDVLYYNELGLNYGELSRRNVEELFANTRDLDGQSEKKNPQDFALWKAASPAHIMRWNSPWGEGFPGWHLECTAMSTKYLGEKFDIHGGGMDLKFPHHECEVAQGKACNGTEPVNYWLHANMLTMNGQRMSKSTGNYILPMELVSGSNDFFEKPFHPSIVRFNFMQAHYRSVLDISNEAMVASEKGYQRLMEALKILNNSAASENDEETSFDVKIWKEKCYAALTDDFNSPILISHLFEAVNFIFKLKEGKESISAEDLEELKKLMNDFIFEVLGLQNIEENNNAKLDQTLQVLIELRNQARKAKNFELSDQIRDRLLAEGIELKDGRDGTSYSIS; this is encoded by the coding sequence ATGAATCTTAAATTATACAATTCCCTTTCCGGAGAAAAAGAAATCTTCAAACCCATTCACGAAAACAGCGTCGGGATGTACGTTTGTGGACCGACGGTTTACAGCAATGTTCACCTCGGAAATGTGCGGACTTTTATGTCTTTCGATTTCATTTACCGCACTTTGGTGCATTTGGGCTACAACGTTCGCTACGTCCGAAATATTACCGACGCCGGGCATCTAACCGATGATGGCGATGTGAACAACGACCGTTTTGTGAAGCAGTCGCGTTTGGAAAAACTGGAACCGATGGAGATCGTACAAAAATATACCGTAGATTTTCACAAGGTTTTGCAAACTTTCAATCTCCTACCTCCCACCATTGAACCAACCGCAACCGGGCATATTTTAGAGCAGATCGAATTGACTCAGAAACTGATCGACAAAGGTTTTGCCTACGAAAGCAACGGCTCCGTTTATTTTGATGTTTTGTATTATAATGAATTAGGGCTGAATTATGGCGAACTTTCCCGCAGAAATGTGGAAGAACTTTTTGCCAACACCCGCGACCTGGACGGACAGTCAGAAAAGAAAAATCCACAGGATTTCGCTCTTTGGAAAGCCGCTTCTCCTGCACACATCATGCGTTGGAATTCACCCTGGGGCGAAGGTTTCCCGGGTTGGCATTTGGAATGTACCGCCATGTCCACGAAATATTTAGGCGAAAAATTCGATATTCACGGTGGTGGAATGGATCTAAAATTTCCACATCACGAATGTGAGGTTGCGCAGGGAAAAGCCTGCAACGGTACCGAACCCGTCAATTACTGGCTTCATGCGAATATGCTGACGATGAATGGTCAGCGCATGAGTAAATCGACAGGAAATTATATCCTGCCGATGGAGTTGGTGTCCGGAAGCAACGATTTTTTTGAAAAACCATTTCATCCCTCCATCGTGCGTTTCAATTTTATGCAGGCGCATTACAGAAGTGTTTTAGATATTTCCAACGAAGCCATGGTGGCGAGTGAAAAAGGCTATCAACGTTTGATGGAAGCTTTGAAAATATTGAATAATTCAGCTGCTTCAGAAAATGACGAAGAGACTTCTTTTGATGTAAAAATTTGGAAGGAGAAATGTTATGCGGCCTTAACGGACGATTTCAATTCGCCAATCTTAATTTCGCACTTATTTGAAGCCGTGAATTTTATTTTTAAATTGAAAGAAGGAAAAGAAAGTATTTCGGCTGAAGATTTAGAAGAGCTGAAAAAACTGATGAACGACTTTATTTTCGAAGTACTCGGTTTACAGAATATCGAAGAAAACAACAATGCAAAACTCGATCAAACGTTGCAGGTTCTGATCGAACTGAGAAATCAGGCGCGTAAAGCCAAAAATTTCGAACTGTCCGATCAGATTCGTGACCGCCTTCTTGCTGAAGGCATTGAACTGAAAGATGGAAGAGACGGAACAAGTTATTCCATTTCATAG